A stretch of the Salmo salar chromosome ssa20, Ssal_v3.1, whole genome shotgun sequence genome encodes the following:
- the LOC123729338 gene encoding melanocortin-2 receptor accessory protein-like: MRMINSTNSSQDSWRYEWEYYYDYLDPIPVDERKLKYNKYLIVIIFWISLAAFVGFLFVILTFMSRSVSLPKAHSSKKAKKSWRNPRSNSA, encoded by the exons ATGAGGATGATAAACTCCACTAACTCCTCACAGGATTCATGGAGATACGAGTGGGAATATTACTACGATTATTTAGACCCAATACCAGTGGACGAGCgcaaactgaaatataacaagt ACTTGATCGTGATCATATTCTGGATCAGTCTGGCTGCTTTTGTGGGATTCCTGTTTGTCATTTTGACTTTCATGTCCCGCTCAGTCAGTCTACCCAA AGCTCACAGTTCTAAAAAGGCCAAGAAATCGTGGAGGAACCCTAGATCCAATTCTGCTTGA